The Alkalihalobacillus sp. TS-13 genomic interval TCACTTCTTCATCACCAGCACGAATGATCTGGTCTGCAAGCGTAACGCTACGCAACCCAGAAGCACACACTTTGTTGATCGTTTCCGTTTTGACTTCCCACGGGATATTCGCGTAATTCGCCGCTTGACGTGAAGGGATTTGCCCTTGACCAGCCTGTAGCACGGACCCCATGATCACCTCATCGACATCCTTTGGTGAAATGCCTGCGCGTACGAGTGCTTCCTTGATTGCAACTCCTCCAAGTTGTGGTGCGGTGAGTGAACTGAGTGCGCCACCGAACTTGCCGAATGGCGTCCTCACACCACTAACGATTACTGTTTTTCCCATGTGTAACTCCTCCTTTTTTTTCATAAAACCAGGTGGATATTTGTAAAAAGTGCGATCATTTTTGTAAAACTCCGGCTGATATTTGTAAACTAGGGTGCATATTCGTAAAACATATTTGCAAAAACGCTTCGTAATTTATAAAACTGAACTTCTTTACTACGCACACGCCGTCTTGATAACTTTCGAGCGAACGCTCAATCGGACCGCTGTCATAGAAAGAGATCAGGAGACGATTTTCACCGTCTCTGATCTTCTTTTCCTAATCCAGTCATTGCGCGATACGCTGTTTTTCATCACCCAGTACGGATTTCTCTAAAATTTCCACGACGTCTAGCGTCTGGACGTTATCTTCGACTTCCTTCGCTTTCGTTCCGTCGCTCAACATCGTCAAGCAGTAAGGACATCCGCTTCCGATCATAGTCGGATTTACTTCAAGCGCCTGCTCTGTACGTGCCACATTGACTCGGTGTCCAGCATCCTCTTCCATCCACATCATACCGCCACCAGCTCCACAGCACATTCCGTTTTGTCGGCTACGGTTCATCTCGACGACCTTGACACCCGGAATCGCTTTCAAAATGTCACGAGGTGGTTCATAAACCTCGTTGTAACGTCCGAGGTAGCAAGAATCGTGATAGGTGATCGTCTCCTCGACTTCATGCGTTGGCTTCAAGCGGCCTTCTCGAATCCATTCTGCCAATAGCTCTGTATGGTGATAGACTTCAACGCCTTCAAGACCGAAGTCAGGGTATTCATTTTTAAAAGTGTTATAGGCATGCGGGTCAATCGTGATGATCTTCTTCACATCATGCTTTTTGAACAATTCGATGTTTTTCGTCGCGATTTCCTGGAACAAGAACTCGTTTCCGATTCGACGTGGTGTGTCACCAGAGTTCTTCTCTTTGTTTCCGAGGATCGCGAACTTGATGCCAGCCGAGTTCATCATGCGAGCGAGTGACAGCGCGATTTTTTGACTGCGGTTGTCATAAGAGCCCATTGAGCTGACCCAGAAGAGGTACTCGAACTCTCCTCCTGATTTTTCAACTTCTTTTACTGTCGGGATATGGACATCTTCATGTCCGTCGCGCCAATCTTCACGTTCCTTACGACTGAGTCCCCAAGGATTTCCTTGACGTTCGATGTTTTGGATTGCACGCTGTCCATCCGCATCCATCTTTCCTTCTGTCAATACGAGGTAACGTCTCATGTCGATGATTTTGTCGACGTGTTCATTCATGACAGGGCACTGGTCTTCACAGTTACGACAAGTTGTACAAGCCCAGATTTCTTCTTCAGTAATGACATCGCCAATCAAGTCGATCGTATAATCAAATCCACGGCTGCCTTCCTCTACGGTTGCAGCTGTTTCTTGACTTCCTTTCCCTTGTGCTGCGATCGCGAGCTGGTTACCGGTCGTATTATTGAATGCGACAGCCGGAACCCACGGTGTACGTGAAGTGATCGCTGCACCCTTTTCCGTTAGATGATCACGAATTTTGATGATCAGATCCATCGGCGAAAGCATTTTTCCGGTACCCGTCGCAGGACAGACGTTTGTACAGCGTCCACATTCGACACATGCATACAAGTCGACGAGCTGTTTCTGGTTGAATTCCTCAACCTTACCGACACCGAATGTTTCTTGTGATTCATCTTCAAAGTCAATCGCTGCCAGTCTTCCCACCTTATGTGTACGACCAAGGAATACGTTGATCGGTCCTGCGATTAAATGAGCATGCTTCGATTGTGGTACGTAGACTAAGAATGTGAGCAAAATCAACAGATGGACCCACCAAGCAACATAGAATAAGACGACTGCACCGGTCTTTCCAACCCATCCGAATAAAAAGGCGATCGCACTAGCCACTGGTGCTGTCCAAGAGAGTTCAAGGTTATGCCATATGATTTCCATACCGTTTCCGAAAAGGACGGAAAGCATCAACCCTCCGATGAACAATAGGACTAGTCCAGCTTTAAATCCGCGCTTCAAACGGACGAGCTTTTCAATATAACGGCGGTAAAATGCCCAAAGCACCGCTACAAGGATCATCAGCGTCACAAACTCCTGGAATAACGTGAATGCTGGATATAACGGACCGAACGGCAGGTGCGATTCCGGTTTCAGCCCCTTCCAAATCATATCAATGGCACCGAACTGCACCATGATGAACCCATAGAACATCATGACATGGATGATGCCGCTTTTTTTATCCTTCAATAGCTTTTTTTGACCGAATACGTTCACTAAAATCGATTGAAAACGTT includes:
- a CDS encoding (Fe-S)-binding protein, translating into MDTLLIINWLAFLFVTAYGIYLFAYVVKTRYEYIKLGKKAEFDHTMKERFQSILVNVFGQKKLLKDKKSGIIHVMMFYGFIMVQFGAIDMIWKGLKPESHLPFGPLYPAFTLFQEFVTLMILVAVLWAFYRRYIEKLVRLKRGFKAGLVLLFIGGLMLSVLFGNGMEIIWHNLELSWTAPVASAIAFLFGWVGKTGAVVLFYVAWWVHLLILLTFLVYVPQSKHAHLIAGPINVFLGRTHKVGRLAAIDFEDESQETFGVGKVEEFNQKQLVDLYACVECGRCTNVCPATGTGKMLSPMDLIIKIRDHLTEKGAAITSRTPWVPAVAFNNTTGNQLAIAAQGKGSQETAATVEEGSRGFDYTIDLIGDVITEEEIWACTTCRNCEDQCPVMNEHVDKIIDMRRYLVLTEGKMDADGQRAIQNIERQGNPWGLSRKEREDWRDGHEDVHIPTVKEVEKSGGEFEYLFWVSSMGSYDNRSQKIALSLARMMNSAGIKFAILGNKEKNSGDTPRRIGNEFLFQEIATKNIELFKKHDVKKIITIDPHAYNTFKNEYPDFGLEGVEVYHHTELLAEWIREGRLKPTHEVEETITYHDSCYLGRYNEVYEPPRDILKAIPGVKVVEMNRSRQNGMCCGAGGGMMWMEEDAGHRVNVARTEQALEVNPTMIGSGCPYCLTMLSDGTKAKEVEDNVQTLDVVEILEKSVLGDEKQRIAQ